The proteins below are encoded in one region of Effusibacillus lacus:
- a CDS encoding isoprenyl transferase, with protein MNLKNFFLRKEPAGIDDLTADGIPYHVAVIMDGNGRWAKKRGLPRIAGHRAGMESVKNITRAANEIGIRILTLYAFSTENWKRPEQEVDFLMRLPQEFLLLELETLKENNIRIQILGDTKALPDHTRSAVEEAVEKTADNTGMLLNIALNYGSRSEILEAIKSIAEDVRSGVLAIEDIDEEELNSRLLTEGIPDPDLLIRTSGELRLSNFLLWQCAYTELWFTDVLWPDFKKEHFYEAIRAYKKRGRRFGGLK; from the coding sequence ATGAACCTAAAGAACTTTTTTTTGCGTAAGGAACCTGCAGGAATCGATGATTTGACCGCGGACGGCATTCCCTATCATGTGGCGGTTATCATGGACGGCAACGGCCGTTGGGCAAAGAAACGGGGATTGCCGCGGATAGCGGGACACAGGGCGGGGATGGAAAGTGTCAAAAACATCACCCGTGCGGCGAATGAAATTGGCATCCGCATTCTGACGCTGTACGCGTTTTCAACAGAGAACTGGAAACGTCCGGAGCAGGAAGTTGACTTTTTAATGCGCTTGCCGCAAGAATTTCTTCTGCTGGAACTTGAAACATTAAAGGAAAACAATATTAGAATTCAAATATTGGGCGATACAAAGGCGCTGCCCGATCACACAAGGTCTGCCGTGGAAGAAGCTGTTGAGAAGACGGCAGACAATACAGGCATGTTGCTGAACATTGCCCTGAACTACGGGAGCCGTAGCGAGATCCTTGAGGCGATCAAATCCATTGCAGAGGATGTGCGTTCCGGAGTTCTGGCGATTGAGGATATCGATGAGGAGGAGTTAAACTCCAGGTTGTTGACTGAAGGTATACCGGATCCGGATCTTTTGATCCGAACCAGCGGAGAACTGAGACTCAGCAATTTTTTGCTTTGGCAATGTGCCTATACGGAACTTTGGTTTACGGATGTGTTATGGCCCGATTTCAAGAAGGAACACTTCTACGAGGCTATTCGCGCATATAAAAAACGTGGTCGACGTTTTGGAGGACTGAAATAA
- the frr gene encoding ribosome recycling factor, giving the protein MIQDLMKSMDERMDKAIANLRKEFATIRAGRANPALLDKVQVEYYGSTMPINQLGSVNAPEPRLLVITPWDKGALSAIEKAIIKADLGLTPTNDGSVIRIAIPALTEQRRQELAKMAKKMAEESRVAVRNIRRDINDEIKKMEKSGDLSEDDSRRTQEKVQHATDRYIGEIDKLLAAKEQEIMEV; this is encoded by the coding sequence ATGATTCAAGATTTGATGAAAAGTATGGATGAAAGAATGGACAAAGCCATTGCAAACTTGCGGAAAGAGTTTGCTACAATTCGTGCGGGACGCGCGAATCCCGCACTCCTCGACAAGGTACAAGTTGAATATTACGGCTCCACCATGCCGATCAACCAGTTGGGAAGCGTCAATGCCCCGGAACCGAGACTTCTCGTCATTACTCCTTGGGATAAAGGAGCATTGTCAGCAATTGAAAAAGCGATTATCAAGGCAGATCTGGGACTGACCCCGACCAACGACGGTTCCGTAATTCGCATTGCCATCCCTGCGCTGACCGAACAACGCCGTCAGGAATTAGCCAAGATGGCGAAGAAAATGGCGGAAGAATCCCGCGTGGCTGTTCGAAACATTCGCAGGGATATTAACGATGAAATTAAAAAAATGGAAAAATCGGGTGACCTCTCTGAGGATGACAGCCGCCGCACCCAGGAGAAAGTGCAGCATGCAACCGATCGTTACATTGGCGAAATTGACAAATTGCTTGCTGCCAAAGAACAGGAAATCATGGAAGTATAA
- a CDS encoding chemotaxis protein CheD, with translation MNIIKVGMADLNVASEPDVLRTVGLGSCVGVAIIDMSSKVAGLAHVMLPTAGKPDVENPAKFADTAIPLLVMKMQQKGANATRMIAKIAGGAQMFTTQNQSDLIRVGPRNVEAVKETLQQLKIPLKAEDTGGNSGRTIDFSSVDGSLTVRTVTQGVKVL, from the coding sequence TTGAATATCATCAAGGTTGGAATGGCTGATCTGAATGTGGCCTCCGAACCGGACGTTCTCCGTACAGTTGGGTTGGGTTCCTGTGTCGGGGTCGCAATTATTGATATGTCATCAAAAGTGGCAGGTCTTGCCCATGTCATGCTTCCAACGGCAGGAAAACCGGATGTGGAGAATCCCGCAAAATTTGCAGATACCGCAATCCCGCTTTTGGTAATGAAAATGCAGCAAAAAGGGGCCAATGCAACCCGCATGATCGCCAAGATCGCCGGCGGGGCCCAGATGTTTACAACCCAGAATCAAAGTGACCTGATTCGGGTTGGTCCCCGCAATGTGGAAGCGGTTAAAGAGACATTACAGCAGTTGAAGATCCCTCTTAAAGCGGAAGACACCGGCGGGAACTCCGGAAGAACCATCGATTTTTCCTCTGTGGACGGAAGTCTGACGGTTCGAACCGTTACTCAGGGGGTTAAAGTCCTATGA
- a CDS encoding DUF6115 domain-containing protein: MDLKMFLFVSLLGIAAILYAVVKGKPDAAGISRDKELETSLQAFMDELERENEYLIQTIKQLQTDLQNETAENRERIAELEARVDQLEQKSKSRKTTKKTETTPAIVFNEHYSRVVTMLREGRSPEQIAKDTGIGMGEIQMITSLIKQGDAV, from the coding sequence GTGGACCTAAAGATGTTTCTGTTTGTATCGCTTCTCGGTATTGCTGCCATTCTATATGCTGTCGTTAAAGGAAAACCGGATGCTGCAGGCATCTCCCGGGACAAGGAACTGGAGACCAGTCTGCAGGCATTCATGGATGAGTTGGAAAGAGAAAACGAGTATCTGATTCAAACGATCAAGCAATTGCAGACGGATCTCCAGAACGAGACAGCCGAAAACCGGGAACGGATTGCTGAATTGGAAGCAAGAGTGGACCAACTGGAACAAAAAAGCAAATCCCGAAAAACAACCAAAAAGACCGAAACAACACCCGCCATTGTATTTAATGAACATTACAGCCGTGTTGTAACCATGCTGCGGGAAGGCCGTTCGCCCGAACAAATTGCCAAGGACACCGGCATTGGAATGGGGGAAATTCAAATGATCACCAGCCTGATCAAGCAGGGGGATGCGGTATGA
- a CDS encoding phosphatidate cytidylyltransferase, translating into MNRNLYQRVLTGIIGGAAFLAIVFLGGIWFAGLITLLGLIGFAELLRMKGYNFFEIPSLAGFALTATWLVYGMDWLLARPSLLLWIVYGFLIMTVLMKNRYTFRDMSHILVGTVYLGLSLHYVLQLRDLPDGLILFLFVLFSIWATDIGAFFVGRTLKGPKIWPSISPNKTVSGSVGGALAAVLVGILFCWIGGEQHQILQWGILALTVSVAGQIGDFVESGIKRSLDVKDSGAILPGHGGVLDRFDSLLFAAPIAYHLVVWFRF; encoded by the coding sequence GTGAACCGCAATCTGTACCAGAGAGTTCTGACCGGCATTATTGGCGGTGCTGCATTTTTGGCTATCGTCTTCCTTGGAGGCATATGGTTTGCTGGCTTGATCACCCTGTTGGGTCTCATTGGGTTCGCCGAGCTGCTCCGGATGAAGGGGTACAATTTTTTTGAAATTCCATCCCTGGCCGGTTTTGCCTTGACTGCAACATGGCTGGTTTACGGGATGGATTGGCTGCTGGCACGTCCTTCCTTGTTGCTGTGGATCGTCTACGGATTTTTGATCATGACGGTACTTATGAAAAATCGTTACACCTTCCGTGATATGTCCCATATTCTTGTCGGCACCGTCTATCTTGGACTGTCGCTTCATTATGTTCTTCAACTCAGGGATCTTCCTGACGGACTGATCCTGTTTCTGTTCGTGCTGTTTTCCATATGGGCGACAGATATCGGGGCTTTCTTTGTCGGACGGACATTGAAAGGGCCTAAGATCTGGCCGTCCATTTCCCCGAATAAAACGGTTTCCGGCTCCGTCGGAGGTGCGCTGGCGGCAGTGCTGGTCGGCATCCTCTTTTGTTGGATTGGCGGGGAACAACATCAGATTCTGCAGTGGGGGATTCTTGCGTTAACTGTTTCAGTTGCCGGTCAAATCGGCGATTTTGTCGAATCGGGAATCAAGCGTTCGCTTGACGTAAAGGATTCTGGCGCCATACTGCCAGGTCACGGCGGGGTGTTGGACCGGTTTGACAGCTTGCTGTTTGCCGCCCCAATTGCTTATCATTTAGTTGTATGGTTTCGATTTTGA
- the rpsB gene encoding 30S ribosomal protein S2 has translation MAIISMKQLLEAGVHFGHQTRRWNPKMSRYIFTERNGIYIIDLQKTVKKVEEAYNFVRDLAAEGKTMLFVGTKKQAQDSVKEEAERSGMFYVNQRWLGGTLTNFGTIRKRIERLHELERMQEDGTFDVLPKKEVIQLKKEMERLEKFLGGIKGMKSLPGALFIIDPRKERIAVAEARKLGIPIVGIVDTNCDPDEIDYVIPGNDDAIRAVKLLTAKIADAIIEGTQGGSDNDEQTA, from the coding sequence ATGGCGATTATCTCCATGAAGCAGCTTCTGGAGGCGGGTGTTCATTTCGGCCATCAGACACGCCGTTGGAACCCCAAGATGTCTCGCTACATCTTCACCGAACGTAACGGTATTTACATCATTGACCTGCAAAAGACGGTCAAGAAAGTAGAGGAAGCGTACAATTTTGTTCGCGATCTCGCAGCAGAGGGCAAGACCATGCTGTTTGTGGGAACCAAGAAACAGGCTCAGGACTCCGTGAAAGAAGAAGCGGAACGTTCCGGCATGTTCTATGTGAACCAGCGTTGGTTGGGCGGTACGCTGACCAACTTCGGCACCATCCGCAAGCGGATTGAACGACTGCACGAATTGGAACGTATGCAAGAGGACGGAACGTTTGATGTTCTGCCAAAGAAAGAAGTTATTCAATTGAAGAAAGAAATGGAACGTCTCGAAAAGTTCCTCGGCGGAATCAAAGGCATGAAGAGCCTGCCGGGCGCACTCTTCATCATCGATCCGCGCAAGGAGCGAATTGCGGTTGCGGAGGCCCGCAAACTGGGTATCCCGATTGTCGGAATCGTTGACACAAACTGCGATCCCGACGAAATTGATTACGTGATCCCTGGCAACGATGATGCCATTCGTGCCGTTAAGCTCTTGACTGCCAAGATTGCGGATGCAATCATTGAAGGCACACAGGGCGGATCTGACAACGACGAACAAACTGCCTAA
- the pyrH gene encoding UMP kinase: protein MLQPKYKRVVLKLSGEALAGPAGYGIDAAVIHSTASQIKEIVELGTEVGIIVGGGNIWRGVAGSSQGMDRATADYMGMLATVLNALALQDALENKGVQTRVQTSIEMRQVAEPYIRRRAIRHLEKKRVVIFAAGTGNPFFSTDTTAALRAAEIEAEVILMAKNKVDGVYDADPRTNPDAVKYQELSYLEVLNKGLGVMDSTAISLCMDNDMKIIVFNISEEGNIKRVIMGEDIGTVVRREQK from the coding sequence ATGCTTCAGCCCAAGTACAAACGAGTGGTGCTTAAGTTGAGTGGGGAAGCACTTGCAGGTCCGGCCGGATATGGAATTGACGCCGCGGTGATTCATTCGACCGCCTCCCAAATCAAAGAAATTGTGGAATTGGGAACAGAGGTTGGGATTATTGTAGGCGGTGGGAATATTTGGCGTGGAGTGGCCGGAAGCTCCCAGGGAATGGACCGGGCTACAGCCGATTATATGGGAATGCTGGCAACCGTGCTCAATGCACTGGCTTTGCAGGACGCTCTTGAGAACAAAGGGGTGCAAACCCGTGTCCAAACCTCAATTGAGATGCGGCAGGTAGCCGAACCCTACATAAGGAGACGGGCGATTCGCCATCTGGAGAAGAAGCGGGTAGTCATCTTTGCAGCTGGCACCGGGAACCCGTTCTTCTCGACAGATACGACGGCTGCCTTGAGAGCCGCCGAAATTGAGGCAGAAGTGATCCTGATGGCCAAGAACAAAGTGGACGGAGTGTATGACGCAGACCCGCGAACCAATCCGGATGCCGTGAAATACCAGGAATTGTCCTACCTGGAAGTTCTCAATAAAGGGCTTGGCGTCATGGATTCAACCGCGATTTCCCTTTGCATGGACAACGACATGAAGATTATTGTGTTCAATATTTCGGAAGAAGGAAATATCAAACGGGTCATTATGGGTGAAGATATCGGAACCGTAGTACGGAGGGAACAGAAATGA
- a CDS encoding 1-deoxy-D-xylulose-5-phosphate reductoisomerase, giving the protein MTKKKLAILGSTGSIGIQTLDVVASLPEQFEVIALAAGSNLPVLFEQIDRFQPAIVSVATPELAVQVKERYGTRLQVEAGHTGLQTVATVSEADLVVTAVVGTVGLRPTLAAVSAGKDIALANKETLVAAGHLVTELAAGRGTRILPVDSEHSAIFQCMHGGKASEVRRILLTASGGSFRDKTREEMARATREDALAHPNWSMGAKITVDSATLMNKGLEVIEAHWLFGIPYDRIEVLIHPQSIIHSLVEFQDRSVLAQLGTPDMRVPIQYALSYPDRLEANWPSLDLLKVGTLTFLEPDLVRFPVLGLAYEAGRTGGSMPAVLNAANEAAVELFLQGKIGFLDIERILMSVMEQHTPVSKPDLEEILHLDEWARLAAYRLAVQ; this is encoded by the coding sequence ATGACAAAAAAGAAGCTGGCAATCCTGGGTTCCACCGGTTCCATCGGGATCCAAACTTTGGATGTGGTCGCAAGTCTCCCGGAACAATTTGAAGTGATCGCCCTGGCCGCAGGTTCGAATCTGCCCGTGCTGTTTGAGCAGATTGACAGGTTTCAACCGGCAATCGTGTCTGTTGCGACACCGGAACTGGCTGTTCAGGTAAAAGAAAGATACGGCACCCGCTTGCAGGTGGAAGCGGGACATACTGGTCTGCAGACGGTGGCAACCGTTTCTGAAGCGGATCTAGTGGTTACCGCAGTGGTGGGCACTGTGGGGCTGCGTCCGACACTGGCCGCCGTATCGGCGGGGAAGGACATTGCTCTGGCCAACAAAGAAACCCTTGTTGCTGCAGGACATTTGGTAACGGAGCTGGCAGCCGGTCGGGGGACGCGGATCCTGCCGGTTGACAGTGAGCACTCGGCTATTTTTCAATGTATGCATGGCGGGAAAGCATCGGAAGTAAGACGCATTCTTCTTACCGCTTCAGGCGGATCCTTTCGGGACAAGACCCGTGAGGAAATGGCCCGGGCGACCCGGGAAGATGCGCTGGCCCATCCAAATTGGTCCATGGGTGCGAAGATTACCGTTGATTCCGCAACGTTGATGAATAAAGGTCTGGAAGTCATTGAGGCTCACTGGTTGTTTGGTATTCCTTACGATCGGATTGAGGTATTGATTCATCCGCAAAGTATCATCCATTCTCTGGTGGAGTTTCAAGATCGTTCGGTTCTTGCCCAATTGGGGACACCCGATATGCGGGTGCCGATCCAATATGCCCTGTCTTATCCTGACAGACTGGAGGCAAATTGGCCGTCCCTTGACCTGCTGAAGGTGGGCACTCTGACGTTTCTGGAACCGGATCTGGTTCGCTTTCCGGTGCTGGGTCTTGCCTATGAAGCAGGCAGGACGGGGGGGAGCATGCCGGCAGTGTTGAATGCAGCCAACGAAGCTGCGGTGGAATTGTTCCTGCAAGGGAAAATTGGTTTTCTGGATATCGAAAGAATTCTGATGTCGGTGATGGAGCAGCACACCCCAGTCTCGAAGCCGGATTTGGAAGAAATTCTTCACCTTGATGAATGGGCACGCTTGGCGGCTTACAGGTTGGCTGTTCAATAA
- a CDS encoding chemotaxis protein CheC, translating to MADPLLKLNEFQLSVLREIGNIGAGHAATALSVLMQKDIEMNVPRVHVVPLNEIDEVIGGAEQLVVGVFLRVEGDFPGSMFLMIKMSSAKMLLKILFGTEKDSDEFSELEMSALMEIGNILGGSYLSAFSDFTGANLHPSVPALSIDMAGAM from the coding sequence ATGGCTGACCCCTTGCTGAAATTAAACGAATTTCAACTGAGCGTGCTGCGGGAAATCGGAAACATTGGGGCAGGGCATGCAGCCACTGCCCTGTCTGTATTGATGCAAAAGGACATCGAGATGAACGTTCCCCGCGTTCATGTGGTACCCCTTAATGAAATTGATGAGGTGATTGGCGGAGCTGAACAATTGGTTGTTGGGGTGTTCCTCCGCGTTGAAGGCGATTTCCCGGGAAGCATGTTTCTGATGATCAAAATGAGCAGTGCGAAAATGTTGTTGAAAATACTTTTCGGTACGGAGAAGGACAGCGACGAGTTTTCCGAGCTGGAAATGTCAGCGCTCATGGAAATTGGCAATATTCTGGGCGGGTCTTATCTTTCGGCTTTTTCGGACTTTACGGGAGCCAATCTGCATCCCTCCGTGCCTGCACTGTCGATTGATATGGCGGGAGCCATG
- the tsf gene encoding translation elongation factor Ts, translating into MSISANDVKVLRERTGAGMMDCKKALTEANGDMEKAVEILRERGLAAAAKKAGRIAAEGIVESYIHMGGKIGVLVEVNCETDFVAKTEEFRSFVRDVAMHIAAAKPLYVRREEVPAEDVEKEKSILRAQTLNEGKPEKIVDKIVEGRIDKFFKDTCLLEQPFVKNPDQTIQELVSEKIAKIGENISIRRFARFEMGEGLEKKQDNFVEEVLAQAKI; encoded by the coding sequence ATGAGTATTTCAGCAAATGATGTTAAAGTGCTTCGGGAAAGAACCGGCGCCGGCATGATGGATTGCAAGAAAGCGTTGACCGAAGCCAATGGAGACATGGAAAAAGCTGTTGAAATCCTGCGGGAAAGAGGACTGGCTGCGGCAGCAAAGAAAGCCGGCCGCATCGCAGCGGAAGGCATTGTCGAATCCTACATACACATGGGCGGAAAGATTGGTGTGTTGGTCGAAGTGAACTGTGAGACTGACTTTGTCGCAAAAACCGAAGAGTTTCGTTCCTTTGTAAGAGATGTGGCTATGCACATTGCGGCTGCCAAGCCTCTGTATGTACGCCGCGAAGAAGTTCCGGCAGAAGATGTGGAGAAAGAAAAATCCATTCTGCGTGCACAAACCCTGAACGAGGGCAAGCCGGAAAAAATTGTGGACAAGATCGTGGAAGGCCGGATCGACAAGTTCTTCAAAGATACTTGCCTGTTGGAACAGCCGTTTGTTAAGAATCCTGACCAAACCATCCAGGAACTGGTCAGCGAAAAGATTGCAAAGATTGGTGAAAATATTTCCATCCGGCGTTTTGCACGTTTTGAAATGGGTGAGGGTCTCGAGAAGAAGCAGGACAACTTTGTGGAAGAGGTACTCGCACAAGCGAAAATCTAA
- a CDS encoding DUF342 domain-containing protein, with translation MEDMDERSYWSRNAKVLLEEGGLFGSLLLDSAPPEGLCLSPEGLQEFIRQNGIQFGIDPVVCQQIAISPGSYVKERVRIAKGKPPVNGKDAQIEIYIEVDGEHRPKILENGRVDYFDMGSVQTVVKGQLLARRIPPTDGQDGLGVNGHPLPAKKGKDYRLPQGRNTVIEEDGCVLKAEKDGHVVYIPKENKIHVLEEFVVQKDVDFSVGNIEFSGSVRVNGNVQPGFKIKAEGDIEVQGYVDAAMIEAGGNVTIRGGVQGRLKGFVKAGGNLKTPFIQNAVVDVGGNCLVGESIMHSNVSAGLKIVMEGRKAVIVGGIVRAGEEVVTRVLGSPMATPTEVEVGVHPHLRSELNAIHESLKELHKNVDKTQKAIALLENMAGMGGHLPPDKAALLQKLKMTHEHYKVEEEEFMLRRSEIEILLQEVKGARVNVFDTVYSGVKITISNYSYFVRDSISRAAFVIKDAEIRTVPL, from the coding sequence ATGGAAGACATGGATGAAAGAAGTTACTGGAGCAGGAATGCAAAAGTGCTACTTGAGGAAGGAGGCCTCTTTGGCTCTCTTCTCTTGGATTCCGCCCCCCCGGAAGGTTTGTGCCTGTCTCCCGAAGGGTTGCAGGAATTTATCAGGCAAAACGGAATTCAATTTGGCATTGACCCCGTGGTTTGCCAACAGATTGCAATCAGTCCCGGCTCTTATGTAAAGGAGCGCGTGCGGATTGCCAAAGGAAAACCGCCGGTGAACGGCAAAGACGCCCAGATCGAGATTTATATAGAGGTGGACGGAGAGCACAGACCCAAAATCCTTGAAAACGGCAGAGTCGATTATTTTGATATGGGTTCTGTGCAAACTGTTGTTAAAGGCCAATTGCTTGCCAGGCGTATTCCTCCCACCGACGGTCAGGACGGTTTGGGTGTTAACGGCCATCCACTCCCTGCAAAGAAGGGCAAAGACTATCGTCTGCCGCAAGGTCGCAACACGGTAATCGAAGAAGACGGCTGTGTCTTGAAAGCGGAGAAAGACGGACATGTGGTTTATATCCCGAAAGAGAACAAGATCCACGTCTTGGAAGAGTTTGTGGTGCAAAAAGATGTGGACTTTTCTGTGGGCAATATTGAATTCAGCGGTTCCGTTAGAGTTAATGGGAATGTGCAGCCAGGATTCAAAATCAAAGCGGAAGGCGACATCGAAGTGCAGGGCTATGTGGATGCCGCAATGATTGAAGCAGGCGGCAATGTAACAATCCGCGGCGGTGTTCAGGGACGACTCAAAGGGTTCGTAAAGGCGGGAGGGAACCTGAAGACCCCATTTATCCAAAACGCTGTGGTTGATGTAGGAGGCAATTGCCTGGTGGGGGAAAGCATCATGCACAGCAATGTCAGTGCCGGTTTAAAGATTGTCATGGAAGGCCGCAAGGCTGTCATCGTCGGCGGCATTGTCAGAGCCGGAGAAGAGGTTGTCACTCGTGTTCTGGGTTCTCCCATGGCAACGCCAACTGAGGTTGAAGTTGGTGTGCATCCCCACCTGCGTTCTGAACTTAACGCCATTCATGAATCACTGAAAGAACTGCACAAGAATGTGGATAAAACCCAGAAAGCGATTGCTCTTCTTGAAAATATGGCAGGAATGGGCGGTCACCTTCCTCCTGACAAGGCGGCACTCCTTCAGAAACTGAAGATGACCCACGAGCATTACAAAGTGGAAGAAGAGGAATTCATGCTTCGCCGTTCCGAAATCGAAATTCTGCTGCAAGAAGTCAAAGGCGCACGTGTAAATGTTTTCGACACGGTGTATTCCGGCGTAAAAATAACGATCTCCAATTACTCATATTTTGTGCGTGATTCCATTTCCCGGGCAGCGTTTGTTATCAAAGACGCTGAGATAAGGACAGTGCCGCTGTAA
- a CDS encoding FliA/WhiG family RNA polymerase sigma factor: MNEMIEKHLPLVHQVVNRVAKGLPAHVSREDLISMGTVGLIGAIERFEADKGVKFETFATWRIRGAVLDGLREMDWVPRQVRQWKKEIERAFETVEYQKVESATDEEIAGYLGISMDEYHKRISQISAGAVFSLEEAVHVSGEEHGFYDFLPDPAAEDPGQILTREELRRVLEQTIARLPEKEKLVVALYYYEEMSVKEIADILGVTSARVSQLHAKAICRMRGALSRRKHEFK, encoded by the coding sequence ATGAACGAGATGATTGAAAAACACTTGCCTCTCGTTCACCAAGTCGTTAACCGGGTAGCCAAAGGTTTGCCTGCCCATGTGTCACGTGAGGACCTGATCAGCATGGGTACGGTAGGTTTGATTGGGGCGATTGAGCGGTTCGAAGCCGATAAAGGGGTAAAATTCGAAACATTTGCCACCTGGAGAATCCGGGGCGCTGTTTTGGACGGGCTTCGAGAGATGGACTGGGTTCCCCGCCAGGTTCGCCAATGGAAAAAAGAGATTGAACGGGCATTTGAAACGGTCGAATATCAAAAAGTGGAATCTGCAACTGACGAGGAAATAGCCGGGTACTTAGGGATCAGTATGGACGAATATCATAAGCGCATCTCCCAGATATCGGCAGGTGCCGTCTTTTCCCTGGAGGAAGCGGTGCATGTATCGGGTGAGGAACACGGATTTTACGATTTTCTGCCCGACCCGGCAGCGGAGGACCCGGGCCAGATTCTGACGCGGGAAGAATTGCGAAGGGTGCTTGAGCAGACAATTGCCCGTCTGCCTGAGAAGGAAAAGCTGGTTGTCGCGTTGTATTATTATGAAGAGATGTCTGTCAAAGAAATTGCCGATATATTGGGGGTCACATCCGCCAGAGTTTCGCAGCTTCACGCAAAGGCAATCTGCAGAATGCGAGGCGCCCTGAGCCGGAGGAAACATGAGTTCAAATAG